In the genome of Aspergillus luchuensis IFO 4308 DNA, chromosome 2, nearly complete sequence, one region contains:
- a CDS encoding DUF1765 domain-containing protein (COG:S;~EggNog:ENOG410PITE;~InterPro:IPR013887;~PFAM:PF08578): protein MSSSSPELATPHLDDDHVHLTHAASYNHLPDLAATEAGRPGLRRTFSDLNHPVQTESPSKEDVAAGKDILRRTSLRSKNKPTIAVSRFTVSTEDVSDPAGPETSAPPAQVPETRAPSPVARPSKARSMSGRLVSLARKPWMSSSPPSGKSSRLRSLRTEEQTLNPPTTSPKANGQADSGSAETEPTAPARRRTILQKRPRRPMVAVVTQSRADSPSTPSSSSPQSLVAKNSLEKLTATLNVSTPVLPPVPKAPATTNSAGTVDVPRKKDELWGVFRGLEADFQKFQAKSSALKANVIRSALLPFLNRSPSHQSCKHLRPEDLDRRVNILNKWWTGLLEMLNGKNNQSISGTDRPVYLEAIVGIMTRPEWRVPFPLPPSSSNFPKPLKHASTSISESSDGSSGSDFLLESIHHNIRNIFTQNLLSQMSFVVERMSMRHAPASLVAFCGKACAYAFFFCPGVADILVRLWNTPPSIFRRVLSQSNLDKGSGTKALTQDLALNFPAALRTLAFHAHTALVRYLRQKPDVPLSTVQIPWQSPWVSRWSGRDTDLFFVFVKYIHVLYADALPPDLDKQKRILAPGLLPIHSQLLVVLEDTLYKQSVPQMQETNHTAAAVTFDDFIEGTDAAVSALPLGAANSHRLMAENRLIILLRDFLSESSLEPNRARLLYAESFCTIMRAAAERTSLFDHNACFLLCDFVEEVIPIIIRYSHSVENDLFDWNFWLKVCRQMMQSHNSLTEVRVFSFLFAIWTTWTASEERKADLCLKFLLEESIFYHYFSHWSPMVRAYFHRLLCWRLGRFSDEPTSLDTAIYETLWDRLQRTWKYYLAFQAKADEELTTPLSSAPCTPAPGRRIIIIRCDNQLSPSNFFVSFDRVVPPAPAEKTSAFSSSNTSAKAESLEPQPAPKRKWSILKAMFGGSSSSKSNGEASSSSSSDESDSASSENLASADKGLDGQWQPQNQSGELSRPKTAHQPYSFKFSLEWMDRPQWPSKNKRLYTPCLPVGSQLHLQLRKSLNKRDDCETLSEYVSAAEGEDDDESYDPQGAPESDEQDARTDDSTESEKQSNDLDISLAMNDKLAASKYAGRALAEWAQIVSECDSFFARRRDEGVPCDRMVETPTLGVESFRNPDLR from the exons CTGTTCAGACGGAGTCGCCGTCAAAGGAGGATGTGGCTGCTGGCAAAGACATCTTACGACGGACCTCGCTTCGGTCTAAGAACAAACCAACTATCGCTGTTTCTCGCTTTACCGTATCGACAGAGGATGTGTCGGATCCTGCTGGCCCAGAAACCTCAGCTCCTCCTGCCCAGGTTCCGGAAACGAGGGCACCGTCGCCCGTTGCTCGCCCCTCCAAAGCCCGCTCTATGTCCGGCAGGCTGGTCAGTTTGGCTCGAAAACCCTGGATGTCAAGCTCCCCGCCTTCCGGGAAAAGCTCCCGGCTCCGTTCTCTACGTACAGAGGAACAAACCCTAAATCCCCCGACAACGTCACCCAAGGCGAACGGCCAAGCAGATTCTGGGAGTGCAGAAACTGAGCCTACTGCTCCCGCCCGCAGGCGGACAATCCTACAGAAACGACCGCGACGTCCGATGGTCGCGGTTGTGACGCAAAGTCGAGCAGATAGTCCTAGTACTCCTAGTAGTTCTTCACCTCAATCACTAGTGGCCAAGAATTCACTAGAAAAACTCACCGCAACCCTAAACGTCTCAACGCCGGTCCTACCTCCGGTGCCTAAAGCACCGGCAACTACGAATTCCGCCGGAACAGTGGACGTGCCGCGGAAAAAGGATGAGCTCTGGGGTGTTTTCCGGGGCCTCGAGGCTGACTTCCAGAA GTTTCAGGCTAAGTCCAGCGCTTTGAAAGCCAACGTCATCCGGTCCGCGCTGTTGCCGTTCTTGAACCGAAGCCCTTCACATCAATCCTGTAAACATCTGAGGCCCGAAGACCTAGATCGCCGGGTTAACATACTCAACAAGTGGTGGACAGGGCTGTTAGAGATGCTCAACGGCAAGAATAATCAATCCATATCCGGAACGGATAGGCCAGTATACTTGGAAGCGATTGTCGGCATTATGACTCGACCCGAATGGAGggttcctttccctcttccaccgtcGAGCAGCAACTTCCCAAAGCCTCTCAAGCACGCGTCAACTTCTATATCGGAGAGTTCGGATGGCTCGTCAGGCTCCGATTTCCTCCTTGAGTCTATTCATCACAACATAAGGAATATCTTTACGCAAAATTTGTTGTCTCAGATGTCATTTGTGGTTGAAAGAATGTCTATGCGACATGCGCCCGCCAGCTTAGTTGCATTCTGTGGCAAGGCCTGTGCGTatgcattcttcttctgtcctgGCGTCGCCGACATCCTTGTGCGGCTATGGAATACACCTCCCAGCATCTTCCGGCGCGTACTTTCCCAGTCAAATCTCGACAAAGGTAGCGGCACGAAAGCGCTAACACAGGACCTTGCCCTAAACTTCCCGGCAGCCTTACGGACGCTTGCTTTTCACGCCCATACGGCTCTGGTGCGATACCTTCGTCAGAAGCCTGATGTACCTTTGAGTACTGTTCAGATTCCTTGGCAGAGCCCGTGGGTTTCGCGATGGAGTGGCCGGGATACCGATCTCTTTTTCGTTTTTGTCAAGTACATTCATGTACTGTACGCCGATGCTCTGCCGCCAGATCTTGACAAGCAGAAGCGGATCCTAGCACCAGGCTTGCTGCCGATTCACTCGCAGCTCCTGGTTGTTCTTGAGGACACCCTTTACAAGCAATCGGTTCCGCAAATGCAGGAAACCAATCACACGGCTGCCGCGGTCACATTTGATGATTTTATAGAAGGGACCGATGCGGCTGTCTCGGCTCTTCCCTTAGGGGCAGCGAATAGTCATCGTTTGATGGCTGAAAATCGCTTGATTATTCTGCTTCGGGATTTTCTCTCGGAATCTTCGCTTGAGCCGAACCGTGCAAGGTTGCTGTATGCTGAATCATTTTGTACCATCATGAGAGCAGCTGCGGAGAGGACATCGCTGTTCGACCATAATGCTTGTTTCCTGCTGTGTGAttttgtggaggaggttaTTCCCATTATCATACGATATTCTCATTCCGTTGAGAATGACTTGTTCGACTGGAATTTCTGGCTGAAAGTCTGTCGTCAAATGATGCAAAGTCACAATTCTCTCACTGAAGTTCGGGTGTTCTCGTTTCTCTTTGCTATCTGGACCACATGGACTGCTtcagaggaaaggaaagccGATCTGTGCTTGAAATTTCTCCTAGAAGAGTCCATTTTCTACCATTACTTCAGTCATTGGAGTCCAATGGTCCGCGCCTACTTTCATCGTCTGTTGTGTTGGAGACTGGGGAGGTTTAGCGATGAGCCCACATCTCTTGACACTGCGATATACGAGACGCTATGGGACCGGCTTCAGCGCACTTGGAAATACTACCTTGCTTTCCAGGCCAAAGCCGATGAAGAACTCACCACACCGCTTTCTTCTGCACCATGCACGCCGGCACCAGGCCGGAGGATTATCATTATCAGATGTGACAATCAGTTGTCGCCATCGAACTTCTTCGTATCATTCGATCGTGTTGTTCCTCCGGCTCCAGCGGAGAAAACGTCCGCTTTCTCCAGTAGCAATACTTCTGCGAAAGCGGAATCATTGGAGCCCCAACCCGCACCTAAACGGAAATGGAGTATCCTTAAAGCCATGTTTGGCGGTTCTTCTAGCTCAAAGTCTAATGGTGAGGCGTCATCTTCTAGCAGCTCTGACGAGTCAGATTCTGCGAGCTCTGAAAATCTGGCGTCAGCAGACAAAGGCTTGGACGGTCAATGGCAGCCCCAGAACCAATCTGGGGAGCTGAGTCGGCCCAAGACTGCACACCAACCCTACTCGTTCAAATTCTCGCTAGAGTGGATGGATCGGCCTCAGTGGCCTAGCAAGAACAAACGTCTCTACACTCCCTGTCTTCCCGTGGGGTCGCAGCTGCACTTGCAGCTCCGAAAATCTCTGAATAAGCGGGATGATTGTGAGACGTTATCCGAATACGTTTCAGCGGCGGAGGgagaagacgacgatgagaGTTATGACCCTCAAGGTGCACCCGAATCAGACGAACAAGACGCCCGAACAGACGACAGTACAGAGTCAGAAAAGCAGTCCAATGATCTTGATATCAGTCTTGCGATGAATGATAAACTCGCAGCCAGTAAATACGCAGGAAGGGCTCTTGCGGAGTGGGCACAAATTGTATCCGAATGTGATAGCTTCTTCGCCCGGAGACGAGACGAAGGCGTGCCCTGCGATCGCATGGTTGAAACACCAACGCTTGGAGTTGAGAGTTTCCGCAA